The Parvularculales bacterium genome segment GCGCAGATCTCATCCTGACCTATTCGGCACTGGATTATGCTCGCCAGATCAACTAACGACATCAGCTCTTTAACATGGTCTATGATAATTCGTAAGAATCCCGTAAACACACAGAAACCCAACCAGGTGGACACAAGACATGTACAGACCAGAGCAATGTATTGAAGAGCGTCAAGACGTCCTTATTGAGGCGATCCGAGATATCCAATTGGCAACATTGGTGACGCCTCACCCAGATGGTATCAGTGTGACCCACGCACCGGTTGTGGTTCGGGATGATGGTCAGAACATCAGTCTAGAATTGCATGTAGCACGGACCAATCCTCACTGGCAAATGGTTGAAGAGGCCACCCAATCAGTCGCAATATTTCAAGGACCTCATGCCTATGTTTCGCCGTCGTTCTATCCTTCCAAGCAAGAACACGGGAAAGTGGTTCCAACATGGGCATATATTGCTGTCCACGCGCACGGCACCCTTGAAGTGATTCAGGACAACGGAGAACTTCTCAACCATCTTGAGCAGATGACCGACAACAATGAGCAAGACAAAGCCATTCCATGGCACGTTGACGACGCTCCCGAAGAATACATAGAAAGCATGATGCGCGGTATTGTGGGACTGCGATTTAAAGTTGAGCGTTTGGAAGGCACATGGAAACTCAATCAGCGCAAGAATACACCAGACCGGATTGGAACAGCTGAAGGGTTGAGGAGAAGTGGTGAGAACGGCATAGCTCTCGCCGATGCCATGCGTGCAGTCAAGTCTGCATAGAGAGTATTGTCGTGGGTAATACAGAAGCGAAATCACCGATCTCAATGCGGATATCTACCGGTTATCCTCTTGAGGAGAAAGCGGGATACTCCAGAGCCGTTGTCGTGCCGGATGCGGGGGGTGATTGGATTTTTGTATCAGGGACTACCGGGTATGACTATACCACA includes the following:
- a CDS encoding FMN-binding negative transcriptional regulator, whose amino-acid sequence is MYRPEQCIEERQDVLIEAIRDIQLATLVTPHPDGISVTHAPVVVRDDGQNISLELHVARTNPHWQMVEEATQSVAIFQGPHAYVSPSFYPSKQEHGKVVPTWAYIAVHAHGTLEVIQDNGELLNHLEQMTDNNEQDKAIPWHVDDAPEEYIESMMRGIVGLRFKVERLEGTWKLNQRKNTPDRIGTAEGLRRSGENGIALADAMRAVKSA